From the Meleagris gallopavo isolate NT-WF06-2002-E0010 breed Aviagen turkey brand Nicholas breeding stock chromosome 19, Turkey_5.1, whole genome shotgun sequence genome, one window contains:
- the FBXW2 gene encoding F-box/WD repeat-containing protein 2 isoform X1 yields MSFSTILQTSLCIFFKHKPGKFFHNLMEKKDFEAWLDNISITFLSLTDLQKNETLDHLISLSGAVQLRHLSNNLEILLKRDFLKLLPLELSFYLLKWLDPHTLLTCCLVSKQWNKVISACTEVWQTACKNLGWQIDDSVQDPLHWKKVYLKAILRMKQLKDHEAFETSSLIGHSARVYALYYKDGLLCTGSDDLSAKLWDVSTGQCIYGIQTHTCATVKFDEQKLVTGSFDNTVACWEWSSGAKTQHFRGHTGAVFSVDYNDELDVLVSGSADFTVKVWALSTGSCLNTLTGHTEWVTKVVLQKCKVKSLMHSPGDYILLSADKYEIKIWPIGREINCKCLKTLSVSEDRSISLQPRLHFDGKYIVCSSALGLYQWDFASYDIVRVIKTPDFSNVSLLGFGEIFALLFDNRYLYIIDLRTEELISRWPLPEYRKSKRGSSFLAGEMSWLNGLNGQNDTGLVFATSMPDHSIHLVLWKEHG; encoded by the exons ATGTCCTTCAGCACGATTCTCCAGACATCTCTTTGTATCTTCTTTAAGCACAAACCAG GTAAATTTTTCCATAACCTTATGGAGAAAAAGGACTTTGAAGCATGGCTTGATAACATTTCtattacatttctttctctgacggacttgcagaaaaatgaaactctGGATCACCTGATTAGCTTGAGTGGAGCAGTCCAGCTCAGGCACCTCTCCAATAATCTAGAGATTCTTCTCAAGAGGGACTTCCTCAAACTTCTTCCATTGGAACTTAGTTTTTATCTGTTAAAATGGCTTGATCCTCACACATTACTCACATGTTGCCTCGTCTCTAAGCAGTGGAATAAGGTTATAAGTGCCTGTACAGAGGTGTGGCAAACTGCATGTAAGAATTTGGGTTGGCAAATAGATGACTCTGTTCAGGATCCTCTGCATTGGAAGAAGGTTTACCTAAAGGCTATTTTAAGGATGAAGCAACTGAAGGACCATGAAGCCTTTGAGACATCCTCTTTAATTGGACACAGTGCCAGAGTGTATGCACTTTACTATAAAGATGGTCTCCTGTGCACAG GATCAGATGACTTGTCTGCAAAACTGTGGGATGTAAGCACAGGTCAGTGCATCTATGGTATCCAGACACACACTTGTGCTACAGTGAAGTTTGATGAACAAAAACTTGTAACGGGCTCTTTTGATAACACAGTAGCCTGTTGGGAATGGAGCTCTGGGgcaaaaacacagcatttcagagGACACACTGGCGCAG TTTTTAGTGTGGACTACAACGATGAACTTGATGTTCTAGTCAGTGGCTCTGCAGACTTCACTGTGAAAGTATGGGCCTTATCAACAGGATCGTGCCTGAATACCCTTACTGGACACACAGAATGGGTCACTAAG GTAGTTTTGCAGAAGTGCAAAGTCAAATCTCTTATGCATAGTCCTGGGGATTATATTCTTTTAAGTGCAGATAAGTATGAAATCAAG ATTTGGCCTATTGGAAGGGAAATAAACTGCAAGTGTTTAAAAACACTGTCTGTTTCTGAAGATCGCAGCATCTCTCTACAGCCCAGATTGCACTTTGATGGTAAATACATAGTGTGTAGTTCAGCACTAGGATTATACCAGTGGGATTTTGCCAGCTACGATATTGTCAG GGTTATCAAGACTCCTGACTTCTCAAATGTGTCCTTGCTGGGCTTTGGAGAAATATTTGCTCTACTGTTTGATAATAGATACCTGTATATAATAGACTTGAGGACAGAAGAACTGATAAGCCGCTGGCCTCTACCAGAGTATAGAAAATCAAAGAGAGGCTCAAGTTTTTTGGCTGGTGAAATGTCTTGGTTAAATGGACTAAATGGTCAAAATGATACAGGCTTGGTTTTTGCCACCAGTATGCCAGACCACAGTATCCATTTGGTGTTATGGAAAGAACATGGCTGA
- the FBXW2 gene encoding F-box/WD repeat-containing protein 2 isoform X3 — MSFSTILQTSLCIFFKHKPGKFFHNLMEKKDFEAWLDNISITFLSLTDLQKNETLDHLISLSGAVQLRHLSNNLEILLKRDFLKLLPLELSFYLLKWLDPHTLLTCCLVSKQWNKVISACTEVWQTACKNLGWQIDDSVQDPLHWKKVYLKAILRMKQLKDHEAFETSSLIGHSARVYALYYKDGLLCTGSDDLSAKLWDVSTGQCIYGIQTHTCATVKFDEQKLVTGSFDNTVACWEWSSGAKTQHFRGHTGAVFSVDYNDELDVLVSGSADFTVKVWALSTGSCLNTLTGHTEWVTKIWPIGREINCKCLKTLSVSEDRSISLQPRLHFDGKYIVCSSALGLYQWDFASYDIVRVIKTPDFSNVSLLGFGEIFALLFDNRYLYIIDLRTEELISRWPLPEYRKSKRGSSFLAGEMSWLNGLNGQNDTGLVFATSMPDHSIHLVLWKEHG; from the exons ATGTCCTTCAGCACGATTCTCCAGACATCTCTTTGTATCTTCTTTAAGCACAAACCAG GTAAATTTTTCCATAACCTTATGGAGAAAAAGGACTTTGAAGCATGGCTTGATAACATTTCtattacatttctttctctgacggacttgcagaaaaatgaaactctGGATCACCTGATTAGCTTGAGTGGAGCAGTCCAGCTCAGGCACCTCTCCAATAATCTAGAGATTCTTCTCAAGAGGGACTTCCTCAAACTTCTTCCATTGGAACTTAGTTTTTATCTGTTAAAATGGCTTGATCCTCACACATTACTCACATGTTGCCTCGTCTCTAAGCAGTGGAATAAGGTTATAAGTGCCTGTACAGAGGTGTGGCAAACTGCATGTAAGAATTTGGGTTGGCAAATAGATGACTCTGTTCAGGATCCTCTGCATTGGAAGAAGGTTTACCTAAAGGCTATTTTAAGGATGAAGCAACTGAAGGACCATGAAGCCTTTGAGACATCCTCTTTAATTGGACACAGTGCCAGAGTGTATGCACTTTACTATAAAGATGGTCTCCTGTGCACAG GATCAGATGACTTGTCTGCAAAACTGTGGGATGTAAGCACAGGTCAGTGCATCTATGGTATCCAGACACACACTTGTGCTACAGTGAAGTTTGATGAACAAAAACTTGTAACGGGCTCTTTTGATAACACAGTAGCCTGTTGGGAATGGAGCTCTGGGgcaaaaacacagcatttcagagGACACACTGGCGCAG TTTTTAGTGTGGACTACAACGATGAACTTGATGTTCTAGTCAGTGGCTCTGCAGACTTCACTGTGAAAGTATGGGCCTTATCAACAGGATCGTGCCTGAATACCCTTACTGGACACACAGAATGGGTCACTAAG ATTTGGCCTATTGGAAGGGAAATAAACTGCAAGTGTTTAAAAACACTGTCTGTTTCTGAAGATCGCAGCATCTCTCTACAGCCCAGATTGCACTTTGATGGTAAATACATAGTGTGTAGTTCAGCACTAGGATTATACCAGTGGGATTTTGCCAGCTACGATATTGTCAG GGTTATCAAGACTCCTGACTTCTCAAATGTGTCCTTGCTGGGCTTTGGAGAAATATTTGCTCTACTGTTTGATAATAGATACCTGTATATAATAGACTTGAGGACAGAAGAACTGATAAGCCGCTGGCCTCTACCAGAGTATAGAAAATCAAAGAGAGGCTCAAGTTTTTTGGCTGGTGAAATGTCTTGGTTAAATGGACTAAATGGTCAAAATGATACAGGCTTGGTTTTTGCCACCAGTATGCCAGACCACAGTATCCATTTGGTGTTATGGAAAGAACATGGCTGA
- the SLC2A8 gene encoding solute carrier family 2, facilitated glucose transporter member 8, which translates to MAAEESRYLLAHPTTDAYLRVQNKKLYLATFAAVLGPLSFGFVLGYSSPAIPELRKIGNPKLRLDSNQASWFGSLVTLGAAGGGILGGYLVDKIGRKLSLMVCSIPYVCGYIVIISAQNIWMLYFGRILTGLASGITSLVVPVYVSEISHTNVRGMLGSFVQLMVVTGILGAYIAGMILKWHWLAVLCSFPPCIMLLFMLFMPETPRFLLDQKKRTEAIAALQFLRGPFVDHEWECRQIEANVEEEGLSLFEFKNPSIYRPLLIGVILMFLQQVTGINAVMFYAETIFEDANFQDSRMASVVVGSIQVCFTAVAALIIDKTGRKVLLYVSGIIMALSTALFGFYFKMVLPNGNNSSNADLSFTFNSVSPGTETRLSWLAVVSLGLFVAGFALGWGPVPWLVMSEIFPLKARGISGGACVLTNWVMAFLVTKEFHDFIGFLTSYGTFWLFSAFCCLSVIFAAFYVPETKGRTLEQIEAYFRKS; encoded by the exons ATGGCGGCAGAGGAATCCCGGTACCTGCTGGCTCATCCTACTACGGACGCTTACCTGAG GGTGCAAAACAAGAAGCTGTACCTGGCCACGTTCGCTGCTGTCCTGGGACCACTTAGCTTTGGCTTCGTGCTAGGCTATAGCTCGCCTGCTATTCCAGAGCTGAGGAAAATCGGCAATCCGAAATTACGATTGGACAGCAATCAGGCATCGTGGTTTGGG tCTCTAGTAACATTAGGAGCTGCTGGTGGAGGAATACTGGGAGGCTACCTTGTGGATAAAATTGGAAGAAAGCTGAGTCTGATGGTGTGTTCAATACCATACGTCTGTGGATATATAGTCATTATTTCAGCTCAGAACATCTGGATGCTTTATTTTGGACGAATACTAACTGGCTTAGCCAGCGGAATTACTTCACTTGTTGTTCCA GTATATGTATCGGAAATATCTCATACAAATGTTCGTGGTATGCTTGGCTCTTTTGTCCAGTTGATGGTGGTGACTGGCATACTTGGAGCCTACATTGCAG GAATGATACTAAAATGGCACTGGCTGGCAGTATTATGTTCTTTTCCACCATGCATAATGCTTTTGTTTATGTTATTCATGCCTGAAACACCAAGATTTCTGCTGGATCAGAAGAAACGCACAGAAGCGATAGCTGCTTTACAGTTTCTACGAGGACCATTTGTGGACCATGAATGGGAATGCAGGCAAATTGAAGCTAATGTTGAGGAGGAG GGACTAAGCCTCTTTGAATTTAAGAATCCTTCAATCTACAGGCCACTTCTTATTGGTGTGATTCTGATGTTTCTCCAGCAAGTAACAGGCATTAATGCAGTCATGTTTTatgcagaaacaatctttgaAGATGCAAACTTCCAG GACAGCAGAATGGCTTCTGTTGTTGTGGGTTCCATACAAGTATGTTTCACTGCTGTGGCTGCACTTATCATAgacaaaactggaagaaaagtgCTGCTTTATGTGTCTG GGATAATCATGGCTCTCAGTACTGCACTGTTTGGGTTTTACTTTAAAATGGTCCTTCCAAATGGGAACAACTCATCAAATGCTGATCTGTCATTCACTTTCAACTCAGTATCTCCAGGAACAGAAACTAGACTATCCTGGCTTGCAGTAGTAAGCCTAGGACTCTTTGTTGCTG GTTTTGCCCTTGGCTGGGGTCCAGTTCCATGGCTGGTAATGTCTGAGATCTTTCCACTTAAAGCAAGGGGCATATCAGGTGGTGCCTGTGTGTTAACAAACTGGGTTATGGCCTTTTTGGTGACCAAGGAATTCCATGATTTTATA GGTTTCTTAACATCCTATGGAACATTCTGGCtcttctctgccttctgctgcctTAGTGTGATATTTGCAGCCTTTTATGTTCCTGAAACAAAAGGACGGACCCTGGAACAGATTGAGGCCTACTTCAGAAAATCTTAA
- the FBXW2 gene encoding F-box/WD repeat-containing protein 2 isoform X2, giving the protein MEKKDFEAWLDNISITFLSLTDLQKNETLDHLISLSGAVQLRHLSNNLEILLKRDFLKLLPLELSFYLLKWLDPHTLLTCCLVSKQWNKVISACTEVWQTACKNLGWQIDDSVQDPLHWKKVYLKAILRMKQLKDHEAFETSSLIGHSARVYALYYKDGLLCTGSDDLSAKLWDVSTGQCIYGIQTHTCATVKFDEQKLVTGSFDNTVACWEWSSGAKTQHFRGHTGAVFSVDYNDELDVLVSGSADFTVKVWALSTGSCLNTLTGHTEWVTKVVLQKCKVKSLMHSPGDYILLSADKYEIKIWPIGREINCKCLKTLSVSEDRSISLQPRLHFDGKYIVCSSALGLYQWDFASYDIVRVIKTPDFSNVSLLGFGEIFALLFDNRYLYIIDLRTEELISRWPLPEYRKSKRGSSFLAGEMSWLNGLNGQNDTGLVFATSMPDHSIHLVLWKEHG; this is encoded by the exons ATGGAGAAAAAGGACTTTGAAGCATGGCTTGATAACATTTCtattacatttctttctctgacggacttgcagaaaaatgaaactctGGATCACCTGATTAGCTTGAGTGGAGCAGTCCAGCTCAGGCACCTCTCCAATAATCTAGAGATTCTTCTCAAGAGGGACTTCCTCAAACTTCTTCCATTGGAACTTAGTTTTTATCTGTTAAAATGGCTTGATCCTCACACATTACTCACATGTTGCCTCGTCTCTAAGCAGTGGAATAAGGTTATAAGTGCCTGTACAGAGGTGTGGCAAACTGCATGTAAGAATTTGGGTTGGCAAATAGATGACTCTGTTCAGGATCCTCTGCATTGGAAGAAGGTTTACCTAAAGGCTATTTTAAGGATGAAGCAACTGAAGGACCATGAAGCCTTTGAGACATCCTCTTTAATTGGACACAGTGCCAGAGTGTATGCACTTTACTATAAAGATGGTCTCCTGTGCACAG GATCAGATGACTTGTCTGCAAAACTGTGGGATGTAAGCACAGGTCAGTGCATCTATGGTATCCAGACACACACTTGTGCTACAGTGAAGTTTGATGAACAAAAACTTGTAACGGGCTCTTTTGATAACACAGTAGCCTGTTGGGAATGGAGCTCTGGGgcaaaaacacagcatttcagagGACACACTGGCGCAG TTTTTAGTGTGGACTACAACGATGAACTTGATGTTCTAGTCAGTGGCTCTGCAGACTTCACTGTGAAAGTATGGGCCTTATCAACAGGATCGTGCCTGAATACCCTTACTGGACACACAGAATGGGTCACTAAG GTAGTTTTGCAGAAGTGCAAAGTCAAATCTCTTATGCATAGTCCTGGGGATTATATTCTTTTAAGTGCAGATAAGTATGAAATCAAG ATTTGGCCTATTGGAAGGGAAATAAACTGCAAGTGTTTAAAAACACTGTCTGTTTCTGAAGATCGCAGCATCTCTCTACAGCCCAGATTGCACTTTGATGGTAAATACATAGTGTGTAGTTCAGCACTAGGATTATACCAGTGGGATTTTGCCAGCTACGATATTGTCAG GGTTATCAAGACTCCTGACTTCTCAAATGTGTCCTTGCTGGGCTTTGGAGAAATATTTGCTCTACTGTTTGATAATAGATACCTGTATATAATAGACTTGAGGACAGAAGAACTGATAAGCCGCTGGCCTCTACCAGAGTATAGAAAATCAAAGAGAGGCTCAAGTTTTTTGGCTGGTGAAATGTCTTGGTTAAATGGACTAAATGGTCAAAATGATACAGGCTTGGTTTTTGCCACCAGTATGCCAGACCACAGTATCCATTTGGTGTTATGGAAAGAACATGGCTGA